Below is a genomic region from Persicimonas caeni.
CCGAGGACGGCGAGCGCAGTTGGCTGCCCACGCCGAAGGTGCTCGGGGCGATGTTTCGCATCGGCATCTTCTCGTCCATCTCGGGGGCGATCTACGGCACGGTCTACTTCATCCTCAATCGCATGGCCGGCGAGATTGGGCCAGCGGCGCAGGGGGGCCTGGGCGCAGGTCTTCGGGGCATCGAGTGGATCGGCTTTGCCTTCGGCGACGGCTTCTTTGCGGCGAGCATCGCCATGGTCGGCCAGAACCTGGGGGCCGACAAACCCAAGCGCGCGTTCAAGGGCGCGCTGCTCAACGCCGGGTTGAGCGCGCTGAGTTGCCAGCTCGTCGGCTTTGGCTTTCTGCTCGCCCCCGAGCAGCTCACCGCCATCGTCACCGGCGACCCGCAGACCTTGGCCTACGGCGCCGAATACGTGCGCACCATCGGCTGGGTGATGTGGGCGGTCGGCTTCGAGATGGCGATGTACGGCGCATTCGTAGGCGCCGGGCAGACCCGCGTGACGATGGCCATTTCGGGCACCGCCAACCTGCTGCGCGTGCCGCTGGTGGCTTGGTTCTTGTTCGGCCCAGAGATGTTCGGTGAGGGAGTGCTGTGGAGCTTCACGGGGCTTGCGGACGCTCCACCCATCGTGGGCACCTTCTCGGCGATCGCCAACGCGATTGCGATCACTGCGGTGCTCAAGGCGATCGTGTTCACGATCTATCTGCTCTGGCGGCGCGGCTTTGCCGAGCGCGTCGATGTTTTCGCAAATTAGAGCGGCTCGGCCTCGTCGGCCCACGCGCTCACCCAGGTGCCGCGCTGCTCGACGGCCTCCAAAAAAGCTGCGTAATACGGGTGGGTGCTCAGCGTGGCGCTGTCGCCGATGACCAGCAAGAAGCGCCGGGCGCGCGTCAGGGCGACGTTCATGCGCCGGGTGTCCTTCAAGAAACCGAGCTGCCCGTCCGGGTTGCTGCGCACCAAGTCGACCACCACGGCCTCCTTCTCGCGCCCTTGAAACCCGTCCACCGTGTCGATCTCGACACCGGGAACGTCGTCCAAGAGCTTGCGAAGCCGGCGCACCTGCGCGAAATACGGCGAGATCACGGCGATATCGTCGGGGGAGACGCAGCGGCTGACCAACCGGCGCACCTCGGCGGCGGTGCGCTCGGCCTGGGCGGGGTTCGAGCTGCTCGGATCTTCTTCGCTGCGCTCTTCGTCCCAGCCCTTGCCGGCGGTGTCGACGAAGACGAGCGGCCCGGTGCGCACCGGGTCGGCGACCACGCCGTCGAGCTCGTCGAGGGTGTGCTCGACGACCGCGTCGGCGGCGACGAGTTGGCCGTCGTATTTGGTCTCGGAGGGAAAGGTCATCAGGCATTCGTGCATGCGGTGCTGCACTTCGAGCATCACCGCCTCGTCGCTGAGCCGCTCGAAGAGCGTCACGCCCAGCCCCTCGCGCTCGGCCTCCAGGTCGATGACCGTGGGGGCGAGTTGGTGCGGGTCGCCGGCCATGACCACCTTGGGCGCGCGCAAGAGCGCGACCAGCGCGATGGGGTCGGCGGCCTGGGTCGCCTCGTCGAGTACGACCAGGTCGAACTCCTCGTCGTCGAGCAACTTCGAGTCGGCGCCGGCGGCGGTCGCGCAGATGACCGGCGTGCGATCGATGATGGCACCCTGCACCCGGCGCAGGTGGCCGCGCGCATCGCCCCACAGGTTTCGCATCTCGCGGTACATGCCGGCGCGCTCGGCGCGGCTCAAACTCCCGCGCGAGCTCTTGCCTCGTGAGCTTCGAGCGTCGATGCGTCGGCGAATCTCGCGCGCCTCGTCCATCCACTTCTGGGCGAGCTTGTAGTCGTGGGTTGCCTCCAAGAGCGCGTCGAGCGAGCGCGCCTCGACCGACGGGGCAACGCGCGCCGGATGGCCCAGGCGCACCACCTCCACACCCGCCTCGATGAGGCGCTCGGCGAGGTTGTCGACGGCGGCGTTGCTCGCCGCGGTCACCAGCACGCGCTCGCCGCGGGCGACGGCCTGGCGCACTACTTCGACGAGGGTGCGCGTCTTGCCGGTGCCCGGCGGGCCGTGCACGAGGGCGACGTCCTCGGCAGACAGCGCCTGCTCGACCGCGCGTCGCTGCGCCTCGTTGAGCTCTTCGTCGAAGACGCTCCACTCCGGCGAGCGACGCCTCTTGGGCTCGTGGGCCCCGAAGAGCACCTTGCGAAGCTGGCCTTGATCGGAGACCTTCGCGGCTTGTCGAAACGCGGCCACCGCGCGCTCGCCGCGGTCGAAGGTCGTCTGAGGGGCCTCTTGGTCGAGGTGGAAGGTGTCGCCAAAGAGTCGGTCGGGCACGTCGCCGTCGACCATGACGCCGAGGCGGCCGCCTTTGCGCCGGGCGATGACCGCCTGGACCGCGTCTCGCTCGGTGGGCGACTCACGCCACAGGACCACGGGCGAGCCTGGTCCTGCCCGGAAGCCGTCGAGCGCGTCGGGCTTGCGCGGCGCCAGCCAGAGCATCATGCGCTCTCCGGGGGCCGCGGCGGTCTCCTCGACCTCGAGGTTCGCCAGGGCGATGCCCTGCTCGACGCGCTCGTCGAGGGTCGTCTCGGCGCGCTCCTCGAGGTGGCGTCGGCGACACGTCTCGCGCTCCTTTCGCCAGAG
It encodes:
- a CDS encoding MATE family efflux transporter, encoding MANPRNIDATEGDLVKKSLLIAWPAVLQAILVNFYAFNDFFFIGLLDNPAATAALSACFAILVVNYTLLNMIATGSTTLIAQYFGRRQKDKLASILRQAITSEILWGALIGLLGLALLPLIISMSNVTPAVGAEIDGYLSVIYWTSPFFALMLVVIGAFRACGNTRVPLVLEVASLLINVLLNYLLVLGPGPLPSLGVAGAAVATGVSRGIPGVIGLWLIFRGGLDVDLHRAEDGERSWLPTPKVLGAMFRIGIFSSISGAIYGTVYFILNRMAGEIGPAAQGGLGAGLRGIEWIGFAFGDGFFAASIAMVGQNLGADKPKRAFKGALLNAGLSALSCQLVGFGFLLAPEQLTAIVTGDPQTLAYGAEYVRTIGWVMWAVGFEMAMYGAFVGAGQTRVTMAISGTANLLRVPLVAWFLFGPEMFGEGVLWSFTGLADAPPIVGTFSAIANAIAITAVLKAIVFTIYLLWRRGFAERVDVFAN
- a CDS encoding AAA domain-containing protein, whose protein sequence is MSDPHEDKQLEKLAELWRKERETCRRRHLEERAETTLDERVEQGIALANLEVEETAAAPGERMMLWLAPRKPDALDGFRAGPGSPVVLWRESPTERDAVQAVIARRKGGRLGVMVDGDVPDRLFGDTFHLDQEAPQTTFDRGERAVAAFRQAAKVSDQGQLRKVLFGAHEPKRRRSPEWSVFDEELNEAQRRAVEQALSAEDVALVHGPPGTGKTRTLVEVVRQAVARGERVLVTAASNAAVDNLAERLIEAGVEVVRLGHPARVAPSVEARSLDALLEATHDYKLAQKWMDEAREIRRRIDARSSRGKSSRGSLSRAERAGMYREMRNLWGDARGHLRRVQGAIIDRTPVICATAAGADSKLLDDEEFDLVVLDEATQAADPIALVALLRAPKVVMAGDPHQLAPTVIDLEAEREGLGVTLFERLSDEAVMLEVQHRMHECLMTFPSETKYDGQLVAADAVVEHTLDELDGVVADPVRTGPLVFVDTAGKGWDEERSEEDPSSSNPAQAERTAAEVRRLVSRCVSPDDIAVISPYFAQVRRLRKLLDDVPGVEIDTVDGFQGREKEAVVVDLVRSNPDGQLGFLKDTRRMNVALTRARRFLLVIGDSATLSTHPYYAAFLEAVEQRGTWVSAWADEAEPL